The following proteins come from a genomic window of Nostoc sp. ATCC 53789:
- a CDS encoding acyl-CoA desaturase yields MWCIFILKLKDIRRLMKQYSHLTIISYILGPTLIVVSHLGSLLIIVTGLSWGAVLWAVLLYVIRMLATTGIYHRLLTHNSYQAPSSVLCVGSIVAASAGQMGPSWWKAHHMEHHQSSDHEKDPHSPYMPFKGIKGFWWSQAGWLFSPQFFPSKLPTDVESNVVLKIVDRLHFIPTFALGAFSYYIGGVEYLGAFFLSTTVLFHCVATVNSLSHILGEQPFKTNDYSRNHWLVAFLTLGEGWHNLHHAFQGSARHGITVREGRVAYLPDPTFWFIKILEFLKLASKVRVPSEPELIARARNRNFQNPVFKAKAKTSV; encoded by the coding sequence ATGTGGTGCATTTTTATTTTGAAGCTTAAGGACATTAGAAGATTAATGAAGCAGTACTCTCATCTCACGATTATTTCTTACATACTAGGCCCTACTTTGATCGTGGTGAGTCATTTAGGATCATTACTGATTATTGTTACTGGCTTATCGTGGGGTGCTGTTTTGTGGGCCGTGTTGTTATATGTAATACGAATGCTTGCAACTACTGGCATCTATCATAGGCTACTCACCCACAATAGCTACCAGGCTCCAAGCTCAGTTCTATGCGTTGGAAGCATCGTGGCTGCTTCAGCCGGACAGATGGGGCCAAGTTGGTGGAAAGCTCACCACATGGAGCATCATCAAAGCTCAGATCATGAAAAAGATCCTCATTCTCCCTATATGCCTTTCAAGGGGATCAAAGGATTCTGGTGGTCTCAAGCTGGATGGCTATTCTCCCCACAGTTTTTTCCCTCGAAACTTCCCACTGATGTTGAGAGTAATGTGGTTTTGAAGATTGTTGATCGTTTGCACTTCATTCCCACCTTTGCTCTTGGTGCGTTCTCATACTACATTGGTGGAGTTGAATATCTCGGCGCTTTTTTCCTCAGCACGACTGTCCTCTTCCACTGTGTCGCCACCGTCAATTCACTCAGCCACATACTGGGCGAGCAACCGTTCAAAACTAATGATTACAGTCGGAACCATTGGCTCGTAGCATTTCTAACCTTGGGTGAAGGCTGGCATAATCTTCATCATGCATTCCAGGGGTCAGCTCGGCATGGCATAACTGTGCGAGAAGGCCGGGTTGCCTATCTTCCAGACCCAACATTTTGGTTCATTAAAATCCTTGAGTTCTTGAAGCTAGCGTCAAAGGTTAGAGTGCCTTCTGAACCAGAACTTATTGCTCGCGCCAGAAACCGCAACTTTCAAAACCCAGTGTTCAAGGCAAAAGCAAAGACATCCGTCTGA